The DNA sequence CGGTATAATAAACTCTTTCAGGGCTTTCAAGGAACCCCTGTTAGCTGCGGTTGGTGCCATTATCAGTACGATCGTGCTTATCTACTCTGCAGTTTCGACGGTGACAGATTACACTACTCTTTTCCTTGCCTGGATCGTCATAGGTTTTGTCCTGTCTGAGGTAAAGAGTATATCGTCGAAAACACATTACCGGATTGATCTTTCAGATGAAGACAAAATCGTGGTGGAAAATTTAGTATCAATGAGGGTTAAAGATGCAATCGACCCAAATCTTGGTGTGGTTGTTACCATGGGAGATACCATAAGATCTGTTATGGATAAACTGAGGAGTATGAATATTCCCAAGGCCATTGTCGTCGATCATAAAGGCGTTCCGTTAGGCACAGTGGATATAATTGATATGTTGCTTCTCCCCAAGAGCGCATTAGAAAACAGCAGAATTTCACAAATGCCGCTTGACAAAGTTACCACAGTTGATTCAGAAGATGAAGTCACCGATGCCATGCGAATTCTAAGAGGAAGCAATATAGGGGTACTGGCTGTCATAGACTCCTTAGGGAAGTGTATCGGCACTTTAACCGAGCGACAAGTTTTGATGAAAATTGATTCTGCAGTTGATAATAAAACAGCCAAAAAGGCTTAACTTTAAGCATGAAGATTTTCCACTCCTTATGTCTGCAGTGCAATTTAAGCTGAATGACTGATTGCCATATATTATCCCTGTCGAGGCTGAGAATAATACTGGGAAAGCATTATTAATAATGTATAAGGTATTATCTACAGGATAAAATGCCGAGAACCGGTATGTCAGTACTTCCGCTTCATTATGGACATCCTCCCGAATATTTATACAAAAGGATGATAAGGTTAAGCGGATTAATTTCAGACCTCATAATAGAGAAATTTGGTTCGGAGCATCTTCTTCAAAATTTTGCCGATCCATTCTGGTTCCATTCTTTATCACTTGCAACGGGATTTGATTGGAATTCAAGCGGAACTACTACTGCAACCTTAAGCGCCCTTAAAGAGTACTATTCAAAAAAAAGTGAGAATATTGTCATAATAGGTGGAAAGGGCAGGCAAATGGGAAAAATTGCGGAGGACTTGAACTCAGCTGTAGATACAGGTTTTATAAGCGATCATAAAGCGCAGTCTCTAAGGAGAAACGCTAAAGAACTTGCAAAAGTCGATAATAATCTATTACAAGATACATATGATCTTTATCTTCAGTTCATAGTACTTGATGGAAAAGGAAAGTGGTCTCTTGTCCAACAGGGCATGAATTCATCATTGCGGATGGCCCGCAGATATCACTGGATATACAGCACTGTATCCGAAAGACTTAATGATGGTCGTAACGGTATTTCCACAGAAAAGACTGTCGAAGACGTACTTGATCTTACTACAAAGTTGAGTGAAAGGAACAGGAGTGATATGGTTGAACTAGCGAGGGAAGGTGCGCACAAATTTTATTATGGCGTTGTAACCGATAAACAGAGGACGCTCGATAGCTTCAGCAAAGACGAACCAGTACTAAGGATGGATTACAAGATCAACTGGAAAAAGATGAGGGAACTTTATGAATATCAGCCAAAGGATTTTGACGAGCTATCGAATTTGAGCGGAATAGGAAAATCAACCATCCGAGCCTTGTCATATCTTGCAGAGGTCATATACGGTGATCAACCGTCCTTTGTCGATCCAGTAAAATTTTCCTTTGGACTCGGTGGAAAGGACGGAGTACCAAAACCGATTAATGTTAGCGACTATGATAAAGCAATAGAGTTCTATGATGAATTATTGCACGGATCGGATCAGAGAAAGATCATACTTGATAACATTGCAAGAGGAATGGCACGTGATAGTTATATCTCAACAAGTAGTCTTCGCAATAGCACGTAGGTAAAACATAAAACTGTCCTGAATAAATAGCTATATTAGTGCAGTGAAAGATCTGAAACTTACGCCCGGATTAATAATTGTATGTGGTGCGTGAGCTCAACTGGATATGTAACAAATATAAGTTCATGCATTCCCTGAGGCGGGAGATGGAGGGGGCTTTTCAGTTCTGGCGGAGATCATGATGAATGCAGAAAACATCTCGTATAACCGGAACGGATTCCGTGACACTGTAATTGGCCTGAAAATCCTTGCGTACAATCTCAAGGTCATAAAAACACAGATCATGGGAAAAAGTCTGGAGAGTTAATAAAAATCGACAGTTGCTAAAAGTTGAGACACATCGAATGATTATAAACAAATCTGTTGAATAGCATTATCGTCAGGGTGAGATTACTGATCATCTGCTCAGGCATGTTCGGTTATGAAACAGCATATGTTTAGCCTTGACTCAACCATCTACTGCTGAAAACCACGCGCTTTGGCAAACGCAGAAAGATACAAACGGATGAAAAAAAGAACGATATTTAAGTTAAGAAAAATGGTTTTTGCTTTCATGTCTAATTTATCTTATAAACTATTATATACTTTTTTAAACTTAGCTTCAAGTTATAGCAAATGGAAACCGAACTTTCTGAATTCAAAGTAGAGGACTATCTCCCATTCCTGGATCCAATTATCTCTAAATGGTTCAATACAAAATATGAAGGGTTGACGGATCCACAGCGTAGGGCGATACCTATAATTCACTCTGGGCAAAACGTTTTGGTTTCCAGCCCGACCGGCACGGGAAAAACACTCACCGGTTTCCTGTCTATCATAAACGAGCTGTTCAAACTTGGAAACGAAGGAAAACTTGAAGATCGCATTTACTGCATCTATATAAGCCCATTAAAAGCCCTGGCAAACGATATAAATAAAAATCTCAACGAACCTCTTCATGAAATTTACGATCTCTCTACAAAGGAGGAAGAAAAGGTTCCAAAAATACGTGTAGCTGTTCGATCTGGTGACACTCCACAGTCTGAAAGACAGAAGATGTTACGTACTCCACCGCATATACTCATTACCACGCCAGAATCCTTTGCCTTAATTCTCTCGTCCTTGAAGTTCGCGGAAAAGATTCGTGACGTCAAATGGGTCATAGTCGACGAGATACACGAGATATCGTCGACGAAAAGAGGTGCTCTGCTTTCCGTAAACCTTGAACGTCTCCAGAGTGTTGTAGGTAACTTTGTAAGAATCGGCCTTTCAGCCACTCAGGCACCGTTAGATCTTATAGCCAGTTACCTCTGTGGATACGATGGCGAAAGCAGAAGGCCCTGTGAGATTGTTGATGTTGACGCAAAGAAGTTTCTCGATCTTAAAACGATAACGCCTGTTGCTGATTTAACGAAGAGTAACTACGAGGTCGCAAACGACAGGATGTACGAGATACTTGCAGACTTAATCGAGTCTCATAAGACAACACTGGTATTCACTAATACCAGGAGCGGGACTGAACACGTAGCCATGCGCCTAAAAGCAAGAGGAATAGAAAGTATAGAGGCACATCATGCCTCTCTTGGAAAGGAAAGCCGGCTGAATGTTGAGAACAAATTGAAGAACGGAGAGTTGAAATGCGTAATAACTTCGACGTCTCTGGAACTCGGTATTGACATAGGTTACATAGATCTTGTAGTTCAGATTGGCAGTCCTAAATCCGTTTCCAAAGGTATCCAAAGGATTGGGCGGTCCGGTCATGGCATTAATGATATGTCTGTGGGGCGTTTTCTCGTTTTCGATCTCGATGATCTCATGGAGTGCGCCGTGCTTACAAAAGCAGCATATGACAAGGAAATTGACAAGGTAGTTATTCCTTCGAATCCCCTGGATATACTATCACAGGCGATAGTTGGCATGTCAGTAGAGAAGGTATGGGGGGTGGAAGAGGCATATAGAATAATTCGAAACTCACACTGTTTCCACACGCTGTCTCACGAAGATTACATGAATACTCTTGACTATCTCTCAGGAAAAATCGAAGACAACGTGATTTACTCAAAGATATGGTACGATGCCGAAGAAGGTTCTTTTGGGAAGAAGAAAGGCAGCCGTATGATATACTTCATGAATATAGGCACGATACCGGAGGAATCTGATTATCAGGTAATGGACCAGAACGGTAGGCACCTGGGCCAGCTTAGCGACAAATTTGTGGAGCGCCTACGCCAGGGTGACATATTTGTTCTTGGTGCCAGGACATACATGTTCCTCAAAACACAGAGAAACCGCGTGAACGTAAAGGACGCGACGGGTCTGAGACCAACGGTTCCTTCATGGACCGGCGAGATGTTGCCCCGAAGTTATGACCTGGGAGTTCTTATAGGAAAATTCCGAGAAGAAGCTGCAGACAGGATCAAAAATGGTGAGGATATAAGGGACTGGCTCAAGACAGGATATCATCTGGACGATAATAGTGCAAACAGTTTGATTTCCTACATCAAGGCACAGATGAATTTTGGGATTCCAACGGAAAATAAACTTCTCGTGGAGGGATACAAAGACAATTCCGGGCTCTACAATATCATCTTTCATGTCCCTCTTGGGAGAAGAGTTAACGATGCACTCTCACGCGTTTATGCCCTGGCCGTTTCAAACGCACTTGAAGTTAATACCAGAGTAACCGTCACAGACAATGGATTCATACTTGCCTCGGAAAAGGAGATACCTATTTTGAAAACGCTTGAAATGGTGTCTCACGATAGCTTTGTGGATTACGCGCGAAGATCTATTTCCAACTCGGAGGTTTTCAAGCAGAGATTCCGTCACTGTGCTGCAAGATCGCTGATGGTTTTGAGGAAATACAAAGGTTATGATATCTCTGTAGCGAGGCAACAGCTTCGAAGTGATAAGCTGCTTAGAACACTTGAAGAGATCAAAGGTTTCCCGGTGGTAAAGGAGACTTACAGGGAGGTCATGGAAGACATGATGGACGTTCCACGAGCTGCAGATTATGTACGGGATGTAATTGAAAAAAAATCATTCATAGTCCGTAAATATTCTTCTGAAACCAGCCCATTTTCCTATGGGATGATCCTCGCAGGGATATCCGATATGGTATTGATGGAAGATCGCTCAAAGCTCCTGAGAGAACTCCAGTCTAAGATACTGGACAAGGTCTATGGCCCAGATGAGATAAGATTTCTGATCAAGGACCAGAAATCGGTTGAAAAGTATTACGAATCCAAAGTCCCTCGAATAACTGATTATGATTCATACATGGAGATGTGCAATCACTTCCTCACGATCGATCCTTTTAAAAATCGTGTAAACAGCCCTTTCCCATATGCTTCTGTCGGTACCCTTGACCTCACGGCAAAAGCGATGGAAAACGGCGATATACTATCGGCTTATGTGAGAGGTCCGGTCTGGGCATCGAAAGACAATTACGAAATTGTTAGACGACTATTTTCCACGGAAAAGCCATCAGATCCGGCATCGCAAAAAATATTGCAAAATTGCAATAGTGTAACCTTTAGTGAACTTAAGAGAAAGACCGAACTCCCAGAAGAAGAATTACGCGATCGCATTATGAAGTTAGAATCATCGTATCTCATTCGAAGGAACCAGATAGAGGGTGTTACAGTCTATATATCGAATGATATTGAAGAAAGTGCGATCGATTATGCTGAGGCTTTGTCAATAGCTTTATTAAAAACCATTTCGAGTTACGGCCCTTTGACGCTGGATGAAATCGTCATAAAGTTACCAGTCAGTGAAAAATCTCTGGTCAATGCTCTTGATGAATTATGCAAGAATGAAACCGTAGTTTATGATTACATCACTCCTGTCTTTGCAAAGCAATACATCCTCAAGGATGACCTAAATGTCCTTCTGGGGAGTGGTCCACATAATTTGCTGGAGCTCAGGATCGGTAAGTTCTCCTCGGACGTTACTAACGTTCATGAGTATTTTGATCGCTACGGGTATGCATACAGTGTTGAAAACATAAAGGCAAGAGTTAAAAAGTTCAATCCTGCCGAATTTGACTCCATGATCTCCAAGAACGAAATACTTTATGGAAAGTTCATGAAGCACAAGTGGACATTTATGGCCAGGTGGCTTGCAGAATCACTGCATGACCTGCGTTTTGAGGCGTTGGAGAATGACGAAGAGCAAATATACGAATTAATCAATTCAGGAGAAGACACAGAATCAAAAATTATATCCTCTTCCGGTCTCCCGGCGAAACTTGTAAGGCAGGTGCTGCGAGATCTGGAATATCGTATCGCAATATCGCGGGACAAGACGAAAAAGATAAGGACCCAATTTGGAATAAATGGGCCTATCAATCCCTCTAGGTCGCTCAAAATATTTCTGGAGAAAATGGGGCCGCTATCGAAGCACGAGATCGGACGCAATTTTTGGTTCTATCCGGACAAACCGCTGGCGGAGGCTAACGCGAAACCAGTTTTTGTTCAAGATGATTTTTATTATGGTGGTTTAAAGATCGATGTTGCTGGAAGAAACTATGCAATACTGCCTATAGTGGATCCGCTTGAGATATATCTGCCACGGAGATACTTAAACGAAATAGACTACAATTATGTCTTTGTTGAAAACGGAAAAGAATCTGTTAATATGAACCTTGACGTGTCTGATAATGCGTTATGGATCAGCAATATATCAGGGGACACAAAGCATAGTGCTGAATTCCTCCAATGTGCTCTTGATATTGAACAGAAATTCGGATGCGACAGCATGATCATAGCTAATCCACCCGAGAGTTTGCTCACAGGCCCCACACATCCTGCTATCAAGACCGAGGGCAATTCACTTATAAGTGGTAATTTCAGTGTGGCCGAAATGGAGGATGAAGAATTATTCATCAGATCTGCAACATTCCAAAGTTCTATGAGTGTCAAAAATCCGTATGATGCCCTAAGAAGGGCTATTTTTGGTATCAGGTCAGAATCGGAGAGTTCACTGATAGGGTTGAAGGGAAACCTTATAACGGACTATTTTGTCTCGAAACTGCTCTATTCCTTCTCCGGTCCATTCATGGTTCCTGCTCTTGCGACAATGGAATCCATATCCGTATACAGGGCATTAAGAAAAAAGGAGCTGTCCGAACTTGATCAGGTCGTGATCAGAACTGTGATGGAACTTGGAAGTGCATCATTATCAGATATTTATATCAAAAATGATATGATCAAAAGCAAAGCCTCCCAAATCATCAGGAAACTGTTCAGTGATTGTATATTAGCAAAGGATTTTTATGGGAAATATGTTTTTGTTCCTGAAATATACTCATATGAGGAAGCCGTGAATATAATCTTGCGCTCGCTAATCAACACCATCGGGTTCGCTGATTCTGAATTAATCAATTCAGTGGTTGGTTCACCAGTTGCATATGATCCGAATAAAGCAATAAAAAGCCTTCAAAAGGATATGAAAGTCTTTACGGTCGCAATTCCTGGAAAACAAAAGATCCTTTTCACGACAAGAGACTACTTAAACTCCAAAGATTATAAAGATAACTCACGTATTCTAATGCCAAAAGACATGGTAATATTGTGTTTTTCGGATTACCTCAAGAGAAAACTGGGAACGATTAACGTTTATGTTCTAATTCACGACGGCGAAATGAAGGCAGCCTTCAAGGGAAGGAAGTTTATCAAAAACATATTCGTGGATAAACTCTACGCAGACGAAAAGGAAAAGGCACATCTGGTATCTGAATTCAAGAAACTTGGATATTCTTTGTCTTTTCCATAGATTTAACGTGAATGGAGTTTTTAGGTTGAATAATTTATTTACTTGGCATCTATCAAGTTCAGATGAATGATCCATATTATTACCTATCTGGAATCGCGATTGTGCTGTCAATTTTTCTTCTCGTAGTGGGTCTAAAAGCCTATAAAAAAAGCAAAATAAAGTTGTTACTTTTTCTGAACGTTACATTCCTGATCATACTCATTGATTCCTTTTTAGCGCTTCTAGTTGGTTTCAACATAATTCCTGTTCCATATTCAATGAGTGATCTGTTCCTTGCCTCTGAGATTGTCGTAATGATTCTGTTCTACGTTGGTGTCGTTCGAGGTAATTGAGACTTGGATAGGATTTCTGAAGCTAGGGAGTTGATAACTTCAACAGTACGTTCCAATCCTGGAATCCATTTTAGGGAACTTCAAAGAATAACCGGTTTAGCCAATGGTCAGATACAATATCACCTGTACCAGATGGAAAAAAGCGGTTTAATCAGCGTAAGATCCGATGGGAAATTAAAAAGGTACTTTCTCATAGAATCTACGGGATATGATGAACGAAACTTGATCCTTTATTTGAGGAGCAGTGGAACAAGGCCTCTGATATTCAGGTTGGTAATCGAAAAGGAGATCGATTTAGGGAAGTTATTGAAAAGTAAGAAAAGCCCAAAAGGAAACAATGAAGTTGTTGATTTACTTACAAAGGAGCAAATTGCAGCCATAAGAGAGGAAGGAGAAAAGCGCTACCTCTATCTCAAAAATCCTGAACAGGTGATCGATACGATGCGAAAGTACAAAGAGAGTTTCCTTGATTCACTTTCCATGAATCTATTGTCGCTGCTTGAGTAATTTAGATGTGTTTTTTTCTATAATACCCGTAAGATGTTCCAAGTAACGCAAAACCGGTAGCAAGCCCTGCTCCAAGAAACTCTATGTGTTCGTATAGAAATTCCCTAATATTATTTAGCGCATTATAAATGACTGTATGATTTAAGAGATTAAATGTTGGCACAGAAAAGAACGGGTCCTGAACAATACTGAATGAGTGGTTACGGTTTGTAGCGTTGAACTGGTAAGTGAATACAACTGCAGGGAACAGCTTCAAAGGAATAAATCTACTTCTATCGTGTCCCAAAACTTCTGGTTTATCATTCATAGTATAGTTGGTATTCCACCAGTAATACGCATTGACGTTCTTCTCTCCAGTAATGTTCAAATAGTAATTTCGTTCTTTGGAATAATTGCTAAATTTATAGTGATTAAGTGAAAAATAGGTATGATTCAGTGTTCCAGCCCCTAGAAATTGGTAAAGTGAAACATTTCCACTGCCTTGGAAACTGCTGCTTGATATTTCTATCGTTATCTCAAGTGTGGTCACTTTCTCTGTGGAATTTGGAAGATACCCAGTGGTTCTATTCGTAATTATATTCACATTTACAGTTTTTTCAAAGGAGAAATTTGGAAGTTGGCCAGTAATATTCTGATCAGTTATGTTCATCATTCCACTCAGTACTGGAATTGAGTCAACCGTTGCAGAGTACTCGTTCTGATATCCGTTTATCTTTTTGAAGTCCCATTTTGCAAAATTAAATGGAAAATGATATGTTGTACCGTCGTTTGTTACAGTAATGGACGAATAGGAAACATTGAAGCTCTGATTATTTGTGGTATTTATGTAAACTTCCGGCAAATTTCCAAAAACCATCTGCCCACGATCCTGAAAAGGACTTGCAAGTGAAACTGAGGTGAGTGCAAGACTTAGTGAAACAACCAGAACTAAAATGAATATTTTCTTCAAGTTAATTGTTAATTTAACACTATTTAAAATCTTTTCTGGTACAATATATCTTTTTTAATCATTTTCCGGCCATAGTGTGTGTTATATACGGACCACTAACTTTAAATCTTCCAGATCACGATACAGCACCGAAGTCCCGGTGTTCTAAGATATTTACTGCTCCGAATCGCCTTATGCAGAAATGTGTGTTTGATAAGATTTCTAATTTGAAATCTTGTGATCTTCTCTTTATAAAATTTTAAAATTCCAGCGGAGTGTCTACTCTATTTATACTCGATTTAATATCGTCTATTCTCTCTTTTATTTACCGGATTCAGGAGAATTCTTCTTGAAGTTCTAGCATGATCATATTGAGCACTTCTTCGAAAGTTTCTGCATTATATTCTCGCAATCCCCCCATCTCAGTCCGAAGTTTTGCCAAGAATTGTTCACCGTCTTTATCAAATTCAATGTTACATATTAGTTCCTGCACACTATCACCCCACCCCGATTTTCTAGAACTATAAACATTTTCTTATTATTCTGGAGCTAACTACGCCATTACCGAATTTGCGCGTTATTCTGATATTTTGGTTGTGTATACGCCAATTTTTAAAAAAATTCCAATAGGTAAGCTGTTAAAACAAAAGCGTAAAATTTTTCTTTTCGAGACGGTCAAAAACTTGGTCTATCTTTGTAGTCTATTCTGTACAATTTAATTTCTCAAACAGCTGCAGACTCTTTCATTTACTGCTCTGAGAGTGCATTCCACCGTCGAAATGATTGTTACTTGTGAACTCCATCAATCAAAATTTGTCAATGCCTTTCAGGATCATACAAACGCAAATTTCATGAAAACTCATTCGGCCATTTCTTTCAATTTTTTTCAAAGTTTGAGCATTATTCTGCCAACTGATCTCTTTGCTAGCATATCCTCATATGCCTCATTTACCTCCGTGAGACCTACGGTTTTGTAAACAACAGAGTGCACTTTACCAGTTTTATTTAGCTCTAGTGCCTTCAACACGTCTTCTTTCGTGGAACTTATGCTTCCTTTGATAGTATTCCCCTTAAGAATAATCAATCCGAGTGGCAGTGGTACTGCGGTCGGATCTACGTTCCCTATGACTATCATTCTCCCTCCGACTCGAAGAGAACGAAGAGACCTTTCAAATGTAGGCAACCCAACAGACTCGAGTACAACGTGCACACCATCACCCGTTAGATCTTTTACTTCCTTGTTGAAATCTTTCCCCGTGACCACGTGATCGGCACCCAGTTGGTACAGCTGCTCAGATTTCCATGGAGAGCTTGTTTCTGCAATAACGTGTCCCCCCAAAGCTTTCGCAACCTGTATCGCGTGCGTACCCACGCCGCCGCCTGCGCCGGTTATCAAAATGTTTTGCCCTTCCTGTAGTTTTCCTAATCTGGAAATAGCATGAATAATCATCCCTGTCACGCAAGCAGCTATCGAAGCGTCAGGAGCTGGAACGCCATCGGGAACCTTTACCAGTGAAATTTCCGGAATGTTTAGGTACTTCTCATAGGCGCCATTGATCATCTCCCCAAACGTTCTTTTGTAGGGACACAGATTCTCACTCCCAGAGAGACAAAATTCGCATTTTCCACAAGGCACATAGATTAAGCTTGAAACTCTGTCTCCAACCTTGAAACCTTTAACGTCGTCGCCTTTCTTCACAATACGCCCCGCTATTTCGTGCCCAGGAACTATGGGAAGAGAAACTCTTGGGAAAAATCCTTTTTGCGTAAGGATGTCTCGGTAGCAAATGCCGGTTGTGTCCTGCTCTACAAGGACTTCATTGGACAAAATCTCAGGTTGTTTCAGTTCTTTTACTTCAAGTGGCTTGTTGAGTTCAGAGAGAACCACAGCTTTCATAACATGTGATTGCGCGGGTACGTAAAATGATTACGAATCGGTCCAAAGAGTGTCTCAAGACTTGAATATCCTTATTAACGATTTTCAATTTCTGTTAATGCATGAATTTTGGGATTCGCTACTCACGGGAAATCGCCCTCAAAGAGATATCTATAGATGGTTATATTGCTCTGAAGAAATCTAAAGTGAGTGTCATAGGTCTGGGATCTACCGGGTCTGTTTCCGCTGATCTGTTCGTTAGAGCCGGGATATCAAAGATCGCGTTAGTAGATGGAGATAACGTGGATATTACGAATCTGCACCGGCAGATACTATACGACGAATTGGATGTTGGAAAGAACAAAGCCGAAATGGCAGCATTTCATTTAAAGAAGATTAACTCGGATACTGAAATTGCGAGTTTTCCAGTTAATCTTGATGCAGAGAACATTTCGGAATTACTCGATGGAACCGATTTGGTTATGGATGGCACAGATAACATGCGGTCGAGGCGAGTTATAAATGAGTACTGTGTTAAGAATAGTATACCATGGGTTTTCACTTCTTCCATTGGCACTGTAGCTGAAGTGAAAGCCATAATACCAGGGAAAACTGCGTGTCTATCATGTTTCATAAGAGACACCGATGAAAT is a window from the Thermoplasmatales archaeon genome containing:
- a CDS encoding DUF763 domain-containing protein; its protein translation is MSVLPLHYGHPPEYLYKRMIRLSGLISDLIIEKFGSEHLLQNFADPFWFHSLSLATGFDWNSSGTTTATLSALKEYYSKKSENIVIIGGKGRQMGKIAEDLNSAVDTGFISDHKAQSLRRNAKELAKVDNNLLQDTYDLYLQFIVLDGKGKWSLVQQGMNSSLRMARRYHWIYSTVSERLNDGRNGISTEKTVEDVLDLTTKLSERNRSDMVELAREGAHKFYYGVVTDKQRTLDSFSKDEPVLRMDYKINWKKMRELYEYQPKDFDELSNLSGIGKSTIRALSYLAEVIYGDQPSFVDPVKFSFGLGGKDGVPKPINVSDYDKAIEFYDELLHGSDQRKIILDNIARGMARDSYISTSSLRNST
- a CDS encoding winged helix-turn-helix transcriptional regulator is translated as MDRISEARELITSTVRSNPGIHFRELQRITGLANGQIQYHLYQMEKSGLISVRSDGKLKRYFLIESTGYDERNLILYLRSSGTRPLIFRLVIEKEIDLGKLLKSKKSPKGNNEVVDLLTKEQIAAIREEGEKRYLYLKNPEQVIDTMRKYKESFLDSLSMNLLSLLE
- a CDS encoding ATP-dependent helicase, encoding METELSEFKVEDYLPFLDPIISKWFNTKYEGLTDPQRRAIPIIHSGQNVLVSSPTGTGKTLTGFLSIINELFKLGNEGKLEDRIYCIYISPLKALANDINKNLNEPLHEIYDLSTKEEEKVPKIRVAVRSGDTPQSERQKMLRTPPHILITTPESFALILSSLKFAEKIRDVKWVIVDEIHEISSTKRGALLSVNLERLQSVVGNFVRIGLSATQAPLDLIASYLCGYDGESRRPCEIVDVDAKKFLDLKTITPVADLTKSNYEVANDRMYEILADLIESHKTTLVFTNTRSGTEHVAMRLKARGIESIEAHHASLGKESRLNVENKLKNGELKCVITSTSLELGIDIGYIDLVVQIGSPKSVSKGIQRIGRSGHGINDMSVGRFLVFDLDDLMECAVLTKAAYDKEIDKVVIPSNPLDILSQAIVGMSVEKVWGVEEAYRIIRNSHCFHTLSHEDYMNTLDYLSGKIEDNVIYSKIWYDAEEGSFGKKKGSRMIYFMNIGTIPEESDYQVMDQNGRHLGQLSDKFVERLRQGDIFVLGARTYMFLKTQRNRVNVKDATGLRPTVPSWTGEMLPRSYDLGVLIGKFREEAADRIKNGEDIRDWLKTGYHLDDNSANSLISYIKAQMNFGIPTENKLLVEGYKDNSGLYNIIFHVPLGRRVNDALSRVYALAVSNALEVNTRVTVTDNGFILASEKEIPILKTLEMVSHDSFVDYARRSISNSEVFKQRFRHCAARSLMVLRKYKGYDISVARQQLRSDKLLRTLEEIKGFPVVKETYREVMEDMMDVPRAADYVRDVIEKKSFIVRKYSSETSPFSYGMILAGISDMVLMEDRSKLLRELQSKILDKVYGPDEIRFLIKDQKSVEKYYESKVPRITDYDSYMEMCNHFLTIDPFKNRVNSPFPYASVGTLDLTAKAMENGDILSAYVRGPVWASKDNYEIVRRLFSTEKPSDPASQKILQNCNSVTFSELKRKTELPEEELRDRIMKLESSYLIRRNQIEGVTVYISNDIEESAIDYAEALSIALLKTISSYGPLTLDEIVIKLPVSEKSLVNALDELCKNETVVYDYITPVFAKQYILKDDLNVLLGSGPHNLLELRIGKFSSDVTNVHEYFDRYGYAYSVENIKARVKKFNPAEFDSMISKNEILYGKFMKHKWTFMARWLAESLHDLRFEALENDEEQIYELINSGEDTESKIISSSGLPAKLVRQVLRDLEYRIAISRDKTKKIRTQFGINGPINPSRSLKIFLEKMGPLSKHEIGRNFWFYPDKPLAEANAKPVFVQDDFYYGGLKIDVAGRNYAILPIVDPLEIYLPRRYLNEIDYNYVFVENGKESVNMNLDVSDNALWISNISGDTKHSAEFLQCALDIEQKFGCDSMIIANPPESLLTGPTHPAIKTEGNSLISGNFSVAEMEDEELFIRSATFQSSMSVKNPYDALRRAIFGIRSESESSLIGLKGNLITDYFVSKLLYSFSGPFMVPALATMESISVYRALRKKELSELDQVVIRTVMELGSASLSDIYIKNDMIKSKASQIIRKLFSDCILAKDFYGKYVFVPEIYSYEEAVNIILRSLINTIGFADSELINSVVGSPVAYDPNKAIKSLQKDMKVFTVAIPGKQKILFTTRDYLNSKDYKDNSRILMPKDMVILCFSDYLKRKLGTINVYVLIHDGEMKAAFKGRKFIKNIFVDKLYADEKEKAHLVSEFKKLGYSLSFP
- a CDS encoding zinc-binding dehydrogenase translates to MKAVVLSELNKPLEVKELKQPEILSNEVLVEQDTTGICYRDILTQKGFFPRVSLPIVPGHEIAGRIVKKGDDVKGFKVGDRVSSLIYVPCGKCEFCLSGSENLCPYKRTFGEMINGAYEKYLNIPEISLVKVPDGVPAPDASIAACVTGMIIHAISRLGKLQEGQNILITGAGGGVGTHAIQVAKALGGHVIAETSSPWKSEQLYQLGADHVVTGKDFNKEVKDLTGDGVHVVLESVGLPTFERSLRSLRVGGRMIVIGNVDPTAVPLPLGLIILKGNTIKGSISSTKEDVLKALELNKTGKVHSVVYKTVGLTEVNEAYEDMLAKRSVGRIMLKL
- a CDS encoding HesA/MoeB/ThiF family protein, with product MNFGIRYSREIALKEISIDGYIALKKSKVSVIGLGSTGSVSADLFVRAGISKIALVDGDNVDITNLHRQILYDELDVGKNKAEMAAFHLKKINSDTEIASFPVNLDAENISELLDGTDLVMDGTDNMRSRRVINEYCVKNSIPWVFTSSIGTVAEVKAIIPGKTACLSCFIRDTDEMDMSCEQLGVLASAPLIASSIAWTTAVRILKGEDVSGNLVFIDAWNLDVREISIARNPECPVCGN